From one Microbacter margulisiae genomic stretch:
- a CDS encoding M56 family metallopeptidase — METFTIYIIKVNIVFTLLFLFYLAFLRRDTFYTAKRFYLAGSMVCAAFLPLFHLAKLIPQKQPIHYVIILINQSIPVSQSHVTHQNEGWIIAGSLLVGGLLITFLILFVQYVQLFSMVRRCQTATVAGIRVYVPRKELNPFSFRGRIYLNPSSYSEDELIKIITHEQAHIGQKHGLDLMLTSFFQSLVWMNPFYYWFATSVRENVEFMADHKVIDAGNDPKSYQYALLKVAQTSSLSLIQHFNVSHLKKRIIMMNKKKTHLAWSGKYLLIFPVLLLSALLVNASELKSAWMNADFSGDSSVPALSGEPSASPATAQKTDTLILNHHSTQARPLVIVDGKKTSMEDLNKMNKDDIKSINVYSDKYSDKILQQYGEKGPKSVIIVSTKGGKKSSVMITNDGNGTNSSMTVEKDGKTTRITQTDSLTIVQSKHGEVITSKNGNMAVINLSGKVASVVAGTHSGGSTSVFTSAGGVNVPLFIVDGKERPASAISHIDSKDIVRMDVLKGESAKEQYGEKGANGVIIITTKHHKTN; from the coding sequence ATGGAAACGTTTACCATTTACATCATTAAAGTGAACATTGTGTTTACACTTTTGTTCTTGTTTTATCTCGCTTTTTTGCGTCGTGACACTTTTTACACGGCCAAGCGATTTTACCTTGCGGGAAGTATGGTATGTGCTGCCTTTTTGCCTTTGTTTCATCTGGCAAAGCTAATACCTCAAAAGCAACCGATTCATTATGTGATTATTTTGATTAATCAGTCAATACCCGTGTCACAGTCGCACGTTACACATCAAAATGAAGGCTGGATTATTGCCGGCAGTTTACTGGTCGGAGGATTGCTGATTACGTTTCTGATTCTGTTTGTGCAGTATGTGCAATTGTTCAGTATGGTGCGTCGTTGCCAGACGGCAACGGTGGCCGGGATCAGGGTGTATGTTCCCCGCAAAGAACTCAATCCATTTTCTTTCAGGGGAAGAATCTATCTGAATCCTTCGTCCTACAGCGAGGATGAATTGATAAAGATTATTACTCACGAGCAGGCACATATTGGGCAGAAGCATGGATTGGACCTAATGCTGACTTCTTTTTTTCAATCATTGGTGTGGATGAATCCTTTTTACTACTGGTTTGCGACTTCGGTGCGCGAAAATGTGGAATTCATGGCCGATCATAAGGTAATTGATGCAGGAAATGACCCTAAATCATATCAATATGCTTTGCTGAAGGTTGCACAAACGTCATCGTTGTCATTAATACAGCATTTTAATGTTTCTCATTTAAAAAAACGTATTATCATGATGAATAAAAAGAAAACCCATCTTGCATGGTCGGGAAAATATCTGCTGATATTTCCCGTGTTACTATTGTCTGCATTATTGGTGAATGCCAGTGAATTGAAGTCTGCCTGGATGAATGCCGATTTTTCAGGCGACAGTTCTGTTCCAGCCCTTTCGGGAGAACCGTCAGCTTCTCCTGCGACAGCGCAAAAAACGGATACCCTGATCCTGAACCATCATTCTACGCAAGCTCGTCCCCTCGTAATTGTTGACGGAAAAAAGACATCAATGGAGGATCTTAACAAAATGAATAAGGACGATATTAAATCGATCAATGTCTATTCTGACAAATATTCTGACAAAATATTACAACAATACGGGGAGAAAGGGCCCAAAAGTGTAATCATTGTTTCAACCAAAGGAGGGAAAAAATCTTCGGTGATGATTACGAATGATGGGAATGGTACCAACTCCAGTATGACCGTTGAGAAGGATGGCAAAACAACGAGAATCACTCAAACCGATTCGTTAACCATTGTACAATCTAAACATGGCGAAGTAATTACATCCAAAAATGGGAATATGGCAGTTATAAACCTGTCAGGGAAGGTTGCTTCAGTGGTTGCCGGCACGCATTCGGGGGGCAGTACCTCGGTGTTTACATCGGCAGGCGGCGTTAATGTCCCCTTGTTTATTGTTGACGGGAAAGAAAGGCCGGCGTCAGCTATTTCCCATATTGATTCCAAAGATATCGTGCGCATGGATGTTTTGAAAGGTGAAAGTGCTAAAGAACAATATGGTGAGAAAGGCGCAAACGGAGTAATTATTATCACCACTAAGCATCACAAAACAAACTAG